A DNA window from Coffea arabica cultivar ET-39 chromosome 6c, Coffea Arabica ET-39 HiFi, whole genome shotgun sequence contains the following coding sequences:
- the LOC113691759 gene encoding formin-like protein 18 isoform X4, with protein sequence MTIMDYPRQYEGCPLLPMEVIHHFLRSSESWLSLGQQNLLVMHCERGGWPVLAFMLAALLIYRKQYSGEQKTLDMVYKQAPRELLHLLAPLNPIPSQLRYLQYVSRRNLVSQWPPLDRALALDCVIIRMIPNFDGEGGFRPIFRIYGQDPSLVADRTPKILFSTPKRSKAVRHYKQAECELVKIDINCCIQGDVVLECISLYDDMQREKMIFRAMFNTAFIRSNILMLNRDEIDILWDAKDLFPKDFRAEVLFSEMDAATSVVPGNMSCFEEKDGLPVEAFAKVNEIFSSVDWLIPKAEAALSVIHQVAASNVVQEKLAADALHTMGSGTSPKEMAAEKLQEKENSAALEEIVKISTYLMSKEQSGSSTGSLLDVDVNKHTVGSQSVQSGIVTAKLPHPVAPSESCMITAEKSSLTYSHADVMPTASPLLPAYQQKHTSETTPAEVSSQNEPCISPQEIGEKKIVPIFSATEPEPHTITPSTKPVPSPQPLKDAIIDSPSPPPLPPHPTTPPLMDKITRPPPPPPLPIVSSISAEVASSRAPPPPPPPPTTSLNENATSSTGTCQVASLSHQVSTDSSFVTSPRRTGPPPPPPTPLLPLPFTASTIAEKATNSRASSPPPPPPSPPINATLIVHATSATKAAPLLPPLPQLSTASFPETLPRRTGPPSPPSAPDTAASLTESGVGRTGPPPPPPPPATPSSSRDGMPQVPSPPTPPPPPPAPPLKEISTPIGGPPPPPPPPAMPSSSRDGMPQVPSPPTPPPPPPVPPLKEISTPIGGPPPPPPPPLVSGPSAGHTNLSVRPPPPPPPTMAASAKDSSSLIPSAPPPPLPSNGNLKGGFGPTHSVSTATGSSGSLSPSPPPPSAPLPGKGRNLLSRTIPSKSNQTKKLKPLHWLKLTRAVQGSLWAESQKSGDTAKAPAIDISELESLFSAAVPSSDQGGRKANSRASLGQKPEKVQLIDHRRAYNCEIMLSKIKIPLPDLLSSVLALEDSALDDDQVENLIKFCPTKEEMELLKGYKGEKDKLGKCEQFFLELMQVPRIESKLRVFSFKIQFHSQVSELQKNLNIVNSAADQIRSSVKLKRIMQTILSLGNALNQGTARGSAVGFRLDSLLKLTDTRARNNKMTLMHYLCKVLADKLPELLDFSKDLSSLEPASKVQLKILAEEMQAISKGLEKVIQELSMSENDGAVSENFCKALKEFLSFAEGEVRSLASLYSGVGRNVDALILYFGEDPSRCPFEQVISTILNFMRMFNRAHEENCKQLEFERKKAEKEAAAEKLQLDGRGKGAEHMIHSPIKS encoded by the exons ATGACCATAATGGATTATCCTCGTCAGTATGAGGGTTGCCCATTACTCCCCATGGAGGTGATCCATCATTTTTTGAGATCTAGTGAAAGCTGGCTTTCACTTGGGCAGCAAAATCTGCTTGTAATGCACTGTGAACGTGGTGGTTGGCCAGTTTTAGCTTTCATGTTGGCAGCGTTGTTGATATATAGGAAACAATACAGTGGGGAGCAGAAAACACTGGACATGGTTTATAAGCAGGCTCCACGGGAACTGCTTCACTTGCTTGCACCGTTGAATCCAATTCCTTCTCAGTTAAGGTACTTGCAGTATGTTTCAAGGAGGAATCTAGTATCACAGTGGCCGCCACTGGATAGGGCACTTGCTTTGGATTGTGTCATTATCAGAATGATACCTAATTTTGATGGAGAGGGTGGTTTTCGACCAATATTTCGTATTTACGGTCAGGACCCCTCTCTTGTTGCTGATCGTACTCCAAAGATTTTATTCTCAACTCCAAAGAGGAGTAAAGCTGTTAGGCATTACAAACAG GCAGAATGTGAGTTGGTTAAGATTGATATAAACTGCTGTATCCAAGGTGATGTTGTCCTGGAGTGTATTAGCTTGTACGATGACATGCAACGTGAAAAGATGATTTTCCGAGCTATGTTTAACACTGCCTTTATCAGATCAAATATTTTAATGCTTAATCGCGATGAAATTGACATATTGTGGGATGCCAAGGATCTGTTTCCAAAAGATTTCAGGGCAGAG GTCCTTTTCTCGGAGATGGATGCAGCAACTTCCGTAGTTCCAGGGAATATGTCCTGTTTTGAAGAGAAAGACGGCCTTCCAGTGGAGGCATTTGCAAAAGTTAATGAGATCTTTAGCAGTGTGGATTGGCTGATTCCAAAGGCAGAGGCTGCACTCAGTGTGATTCACCAAGTGGCTGCATCAAATGTTGTCCAAGAAAAGTTGGCTGCTGATGCTCTCCATACTATGGGAAGCGGCACATCCCCAAAAGAAATGGCAGCTGAAAAGCTTCAGGAGAAAGAAAACTCTGCAGCTTTAGAGGAAATTGTTAAGATTTCCACGTACTTGATGTCCAAGGAGCAGTCTGGCTCCTCTACCGGTTCTCTCTTGGATGTAGATGTGAATAAACACACAGTAGGATCGCAATCTGTACAGAGTGGTATAGTGACTGCAAAATTGCCACATCCGGTTGCTCCGTCTGAATCTTGTATGATCACTGCTGAAAAGTCTAGTCTTACATATTCACATGCAGACGTTATGCCTACAGCTTCACCTCTCTTGCCAGCTTATCAGCAAAAACATACTTCAGAAACCACACCTGCAGAAGTATCATCCCAAAATGAACCTTGCATATCTCCACAGGAAATTGGTGAGAAAAAAATAGTCCCAATTTTCTCTGCAACTGAGCCTGAACCTCATACAATTACTCCTTCAACTAAACCTGTTCCTTCACCTCAACCTCTAAAGGATGCAATTATTGATTCTCCATCCCCTCCTCCATTGCCCCCACACCCTACCACACCTCCTTTGATGGATAAAATAACCAGACCTCCTCCACCTCCACCACTTCCCATTGTTTCATCTATATCAGCAGAAGTAGCTAGTAGTAGGGCTCCCCCACCACCACCCCCACCGCCAACTACTTctttgaatgaaaatgcaactAGCAGTACTGGAACATGCCAAGTAGCTTCTCTATCCCATCAGGTTTCAACTGATTCTTCTTTTGTTACTTCACCCAGAAGAACTGGACCACCACCTCCCCCACCAACCCCTCTACTCCCACTGCCTTTTACTGCATCAACCATAGCAGAAAAAGCAACTAATAGCAGGGCTTCttcaccaccacctcctccaccATCACCACCTATAAATGCTACATTGATTGTACATGCAACTAGTGCTACCAAAGCAGCGCCACTACTTCCTCCACTGCCTCAGCTTTCGACTGCTTCTTTTCCAGAGACTTTGCCTAGAAGAACTGGGCCACCCTCACCACCTTCTGCACCTGATACTGCTGCTTCTTTAACAGAAAGTGGGGTTGGTAGAACTGGGCCAcctccccctcctcctcctccagcaACACCCTCATCTTCTAGAGATGGAATGCCTCAAGTTCCATCCCCTCCAActccacctcctcctcctccagccCCTCCCTTGAAGGAGATTTCAACTCCTATAGGTGGcccacctccaccaccacctcctccagCAATGCCCTCATCTTCTAGAGATGGAATGCCTCAAGTTCCATCCCCTCCAActccacctcctcctcctccagtCCCTCCCTTGAAGGAGATTTCAACTCCTATAGGTGGcccacctccaccaccacctcctcctttAGTCTCTGGGCCTTCTGCAGGACATACAAATTTATCAGTGAGGCCCCCACCACCCCCTCCTCCGACGATGGCTGCCTCAGCCAAGGATAGCTCCTCTTTGATTCCATCAGCGCCTCCTCCTCCGCTCCCTTCTAATGGGAATCTTAAAGGAGGTTTTGGGCCAACTCATTCTGTTTCAACGGCTACTGGTAGCAGTGGTAGTTTGTCAccatctcctcctcctccttctgcTCCTCTGCCTGGTAAAGGAAGAAACTTATTATCACGTACCATACCATCAAAAAGCAATCAGACCAAAAAATTGAAGCCTCTGCATTGGCTGAAATTAACAAGAGCTGTGCAAGGTAGCTTGTGGGCTGAGTCACAGAAATCTGGTGACACTGCCAA GGCTCCAGCGATTGATATTTCCGAACTTGAATCACTCTTCTCAGCTGCAGTTCCAAGCTCAGACCAAGGGGGCAGGAAAGCAAATTCGCGGGCATCACTGGGGCAAAAACCAGAGAAAGTGCAACTG ATTGATCATAGGCGTGCATATAATTGTGAGATCATGCTGTCAAAGATAAAGATACCATTGCCCGACTTATTG AGTTCAGTGCTTGCCTTGGAAGATTCAGCACTGGATGACGATCAGGTTGAAAACCTGATAAAATTTTGCCCAACAAAAGAGGAAATGGAACTGCTAAAG ggttataAAGGAGAGAAAGATAAGTTAGGAAAATGTGAACag TTCTTCTTGGAGTTGATGCAAGTACCACGAATAGAATCTAAGCTCAGAGTTTTCTCTTTTAAGATTCAGTTCCACTCCCAG GTTTCTGAGCTACAGAAGAATCTAAATATTGTAAATTCAGCAGCTGATCAG ATCAGGAGTTCAGTCAAATTGAAGAGAATCATGCAAACAATTCTTTCATTGGGAAATGCATTGAACCAGGGAACTGCAAGGG GCTCTGCAGTCGGGTTCAGATTAGACAGCCTTCTTAAACTTACCGATACACGCGCTCGAAATAACAAGATGACACTAATGCATTACCTTTGCAAG GTGCTTGCTGATAAACTGCCAGAACTTCTGGATTTTTCCAAAGATCTATCTAGCTTGGAACCTGCTTCAAAG gtccaattgaaaattttggcagAGGAGATGCAAGCTATTAGCAAAGGACTTGAAAAGGTCATACAGGAGTTGTCCATGTCTGAAAATGATGGGGCTGTGTCTGAAAATTTTTGCAAG GCCTTGAAAGAGTTCCTCTCTTTTGCTGAAGGAGAAGTGAGATCCTTGGCTTCACTCTATTCTGGGGTG GGCAGAAATGTTGATGCGTTGATTCTGTACTTTGGAGAAGATCCATCTCGTTGCCCATTTGAACAAG TTATTTCAACCATTCTCAACTTTATGAGAATGTTCAATCGAGCCCATGAGGAAAATTGCAAGCAGCTTGAGTTTGAGCGAAAGAAAGCAGAAAAGGAAGCTGCAGCTGAAAAACTTCAGTTAGATGGTCGAGGAAAAGGAGCTGAGCACATGATACATTCTCCAATTAAGAGTTAG
- the LOC113691759 gene encoding formin-like protein 18 isoform X3, with the protein MALLRKLFYRKPPDGLLEISERVYVFDCCFTTDVWDEENYKGYVGGVISQLRDQFPDASILVFNFRDAEWQSRIANALSEYDMTIMDYPRQYEGCPLLPMEVIHHFLRSSESWLSLGQQNLLVMHCERGGWPVLAFMLAALLIYRKQYSGEQKTLDMVYKQAPRELLHLLAPLNPIPSQLRYLQYVSRRNLVSQWPPLDRALALDCVIIRMIPNFDGEGGFRPIFRIYGQDPSLVADRTPKILFSTPKRSKAVRHYKQAECELVKIDINCCIQGDVVLECISLYDDMQREKMIFRAMFNTAFIRSNILMLNRDEIDILWDAKDLFPKDFRAEVLFSEMDAATSVVPGNMSCFEEKDGLPVEAFAKVNEIFSSVDWLIPKAEAALSVIHQVAASNVVQEKLAADALHTMGSGTSPKEMAAEKLQEKENSAALEEIVKISTYLMSKEQSGSSTGSLLDVDVNKHTVGSQSVQSGIVTAKLPHPVAPSESCMITAEKSSLTYSHADVMPTASPLLPAYQQKHTSETTPAEVSSQNEPCISPQEIGEKKIVPIFSATEPEPHTITPSTKPVPSPQPLKDAIIDSPSPPPLPPHPTTPPLMDKITRPPPPPPLPIVSSISAEVASSRAPPPPPPPPTTSLNENATSSTGTCQVASLSHQVSTDSSFVTSPRRTGPPPPPPTPLLPLPFTASTIAEKATNSRASSPPPPPPSPPINATLIVHATSATKAAPLLPPLPQLSTASFPETLPRRTGPPSPPSAPDTAASLTESGVGRTGPPPPPPPPATPSSSRDGMPQVPSPPTPPPPPPAPPLKEISTPIGGPPPPPPPPAMPSSSRDGMPQVPSPPTPPPPPPVPPLKEISTPIGGPPPPPPPPLVSGPSAGHTNLSVRPPPPPPPTMAASAKDSSSLIPSAPPPPLPSNGNLKGGFGPTHSVSTATGSSGSLSPSPPPPSAPLPGKGRNLLSRTIPSKSNQTKKLKPLHWLKLTRAVQGSLWAESQKSGDTAKAPAIDISELESLFSAAVPSSDQGGRKANSRASLGQKPEKVQLIDHRRAYNCEIMLSKIKIPLPDLLSSVLALEDSALDDDQVENLIKFCPTKEEMELLKGYKGEKDKLGKCEQFFLELMQVPRIESKLRVFSFKIQFHSQVSELQKNLNIVNSAADQIRSSVKLKRIMQTILSLGNALNQGTARGSAVGFRLDSLLKLTDTRARNNKMTLMHYLCKVLADKLPELLDFSKDLSSLEPASKVQLKILAEEMQAISKGLEKVIQELSMSENDGAVSENFCKALKEFLSFAEGEVRSLASLYSGVGRNVDALILYFGEDPSRCPFEQVWLHL; encoded by the exons ATGGCACTGTTGCGGAAATTGTTTTATCGGAAGCCGCCCGATGGACTCCTGGAGATCTCCGAGCGTGTTTACG TATTTGATTGCTGTTTTACAACTGATGTTTGGGATGAAGAAAACTACAAAGGCTATGTAGGAGGCGTCATTAGTCAACTCCGGGATCAGTTTCCTGATGCCTCAATCTTGGTTTTCAATTTTCGTGACGCTGAGTGGCAGAGCCGGATTGCAAATGCTTTGTCTGAATATGATATGACCATAATGGATTATCCTCGTCAGTATGAGGGTTGCCCATTACTCCCCATGGAGGTGATCCATCATTTTTTGAGATCTAGTGAAAGCTGGCTTTCACTTGGGCAGCAAAATCTGCTTGTAATGCACTGTGAACGTGGTGGTTGGCCAGTTTTAGCTTTCATGTTGGCAGCGTTGTTGATATATAGGAAACAATACAGTGGGGAGCAGAAAACACTGGACATGGTTTATAAGCAGGCTCCACGGGAACTGCTTCACTTGCTTGCACCGTTGAATCCAATTCCTTCTCAGTTAAGGTACTTGCAGTATGTTTCAAGGAGGAATCTAGTATCACAGTGGCCGCCACTGGATAGGGCACTTGCTTTGGATTGTGTCATTATCAGAATGATACCTAATTTTGATGGAGAGGGTGGTTTTCGACCAATATTTCGTATTTACGGTCAGGACCCCTCTCTTGTTGCTGATCGTACTCCAAAGATTTTATTCTCAACTCCAAAGAGGAGTAAAGCTGTTAGGCATTACAAACAG GCAGAATGTGAGTTGGTTAAGATTGATATAAACTGCTGTATCCAAGGTGATGTTGTCCTGGAGTGTATTAGCTTGTACGATGACATGCAACGTGAAAAGATGATTTTCCGAGCTATGTTTAACACTGCCTTTATCAGATCAAATATTTTAATGCTTAATCGCGATGAAATTGACATATTGTGGGATGCCAAGGATCTGTTTCCAAAAGATTTCAGGGCAGAG GTCCTTTTCTCGGAGATGGATGCAGCAACTTCCGTAGTTCCAGGGAATATGTCCTGTTTTGAAGAGAAAGACGGCCTTCCAGTGGAGGCATTTGCAAAAGTTAATGAGATCTTTAGCAGTGTGGATTGGCTGATTCCAAAGGCAGAGGCTGCACTCAGTGTGATTCACCAAGTGGCTGCATCAAATGTTGTCCAAGAAAAGTTGGCTGCTGATGCTCTCCATACTATGGGAAGCGGCACATCCCCAAAAGAAATGGCAGCTGAAAAGCTTCAGGAGAAAGAAAACTCTGCAGCTTTAGAGGAAATTGTTAAGATTTCCACGTACTTGATGTCCAAGGAGCAGTCTGGCTCCTCTACCGGTTCTCTCTTGGATGTAGATGTGAATAAACACACAGTAGGATCGCAATCTGTACAGAGTGGTATAGTGACTGCAAAATTGCCACATCCGGTTGCTCCGTCTGAATCTTGTATGATCACTGCTGAAAAGTCTAGTCTTACATATTCACATGCAGACGTTATGCCTACAGCTTCACCTCTCTTGCCAGCTTATCAGCAAAAACATACTTCAGAAACCACACCTGCAGAAGTATCATCCCAAAATGAACCTTGCATATCTCCACAGGAAATTGGTGAGAAAAAAATAGTCCCAATTTTCTCTGCAACTGAGCCTGAACCTCATACAATTACTCCTTCAACTAAACCTGTTCCTTCACCTCAACCTCTAAAGGATGCAATTATTGATTCTCCATCCCCTCCTCCATTGCCCCCACACCCTACCACACCTCCTTTGATGGATAAAATAACCAGACCTCCTCCACCTCCACCACTTCCCATTGTTTCATCTATATCAGCAGAAGTAGCTAGTAGTAGGGCTCCCCCACCACCACCCCCACCGCCAACTACTTctttgaatgaaaatgcaactAGCAGTACTGGAACATGCCAAGTAGCTTCTCTATCCCATCAGGTTTCAACTGATTCTTCTTTTGTTACTTCACCCAGAAGAACTGGACCACCACCTCCCCCACCAACCCCTCTACTCCCACTGCCTTTTACTGCATCAACCATAGCAGAAAAAGCAACTAATAGCAGGGCTTCttcaccaccacctcctccaccATCACCACCTATAAATGCTACATTGATTGTACATGCAACTAGTGCTACCAAAGCAGCGCCACTACTTCCTCCACTGCCTCAGCTTTCGACTGCTTCTTTTCCAGAGACTTTGCCTAGAAGAACTGGGCCACCCTCACCACCTTCTGCACCTGATACTGCTGCTTCTTTAACAGAAAGTGGGGTTGGTAGAACTGGGCCAcctccccctcctcctcctccagcaACACCCTCATCTTCTAGAGATGGAATGCCTCAAGTTCCATCCCCTCCAActccacctcctcctcctccagccCCTCCCTTGAAGGAGATTTCAACTCCTATAGGTGGcccacctccaccaccacctcctccagCAATGCCCTCATCTTCTAGAGATGGAATGCCTCAAGTTCCATCCCCTCCAActccacctcctcctcctccagtCCCTCCCTTGAAGGAGATTTCAACTCCTATAGGTGGcccacctccaccaccacctcctcctttAGTCTCTGGGCCTTCTGCAGGACATACAAATTTATCAGTGAGGCCCCCACCACCCCCTCCTCCGACGATGGCTGCCTCAGCCAAGGATAGCTCCTCTTTGATTCCATCAGCGCCTCCTCCTCCGCTCCCTTCTAATGGGAATCTTAAAGGAGGTTTTGGGCCAACTCATTCTGTTTCAACGGCTACTGGTAGCAGTGGTAGTTTGTCAccatctcctcctcctccttctgcTCCTCTGCCTGGTAAAGGAAGAAACTTATTATCACGTACCATACCATCAAAAAGCAATCAGACCAAAAAATTGAAGCCTCTGCATTGGCTGAAATTAACAAGAGCTGTGCAAGGTAGCTTGTGGGCTGAGTCACAGAAATCTGGTGACACTGCCAA GGCTCCAGCGATTGATATTTCCGAACTTGAATCACTCTTCTCAGCTGCAGTTCCAAGCTCAGACCAAGGGGGCAGGAAAGCAAATTCGCGGGCATCACTGGGGCAAAAACCAGAGAAAGTGCAACTG ATTGATCATAGGCGTGCATATAATTGTGAGATCATGCTGTCAAAGATAAAGATACCATTGCCCGACTTATTG AGTTCAGTGCTTGCCTTGGAAGATTCAGCACTGGATGACGATCAGGTTGAAAACCTGATAAAATTTTGCCCAACAAAAGAGGAAATGGAACTGCTAAAG ggttataAAGGAGAGAAAGATAAGTTAGGAAAATGTGAACag TTCTTCTTGGAGTTGATGCAAGTACCACGAATAGAATCTAAGCTCAGAGTTTTCTCTTTTAAGATTCAGTTCCACTCCCAG GTTTCTGAGCTACAGAAGAATCTAAATATTGTAAATTCAGCAGCTGATCAG ATCAGGAGTTCAGTCAAATTGAAGAGAATCATGCAAACAATTCTTTCATTGGGAAATGCATTGAACCAGGGAACTGCAAGGG GCTCTGCAGTCGGGTTCAGATTAGACAGCCTTCTTAAACTTACCGATACACGCGCTCGAAATAACAAGATGACACTAATGCATTACCTTTGCAAG GTGCTTGCTGATAAACTGCCAGAACTTCTGGATTTTTCCAAAGATCTATCTAGCTTGGAACCTGCTTCAAAG gtccaattgaaaattttggcagAGGAGATGCAAGCTATTAGCAAAGGACTTGAAAAGGTCATACAGGAGTTGTCCATGTCTGAAAATGATGGGGCTGTGTCTGAAAATTTTTGCAAG GCCTTGAAAGAGTTCCTCTCTTTTGCTGAAGGAGAAGTGAGATCCTTGGCTTCACTCTATTCTGGGGTG GGCAGAAATGTTGATGCGTTGATTCTGTACTTTGGAGAAGATCCATCTCGTTGCCCATTTGAACAAG TGTGGTTGCATCTTTAG